The DNA segment TTAAGATAGCAGCAATAGCTGTGTTTATTATAGCGATGCTCGCCGCTACGTCGGCTCTCTACCTTATGATGTTCAGGCCCGGTCCCATCCCTGCGATCCCACTTCTCTCCAAAGGTCCAGAATTTACTGTCTCAGGTTTGAAGTTTGAGCAGGGCATCCTTAGTATGACCATAAAAAACACCGGGTCGGCGGACGCCCATGATCTGAAGGTTTTTGTGAGACATCCAAAGGGTGAGATTCTGTTCCTTGAGACAGGTATCTTGAAGACCCAGGACTCTGTGAGGGTAAGTAAGGCTGTTCAAGTTGATACAAGCACTGGCACAGTAAGGTTGAACATTGTGGTAACATGTAAGGAAGGAACTACTAGAACCTTTACATACCCTTAACTTTAGTTCCAACTGGTCCTTTTCAAACTTTTCTTTTTTTTAAAAAAAAGTTGAGAGGAATCTAATCTACTTCCAAACATAATCTGGGGAGAAGGGGGTTCACACTCAATTTTTCGATGATCAATTATTCAAGGGTAAAGTTGCAGCTCATCAATGGAGACGCCTCTCCTTGATAAACTTTTTTCTGTTGAAGACTACAAGAAAATATGTCATCATTTTCAATAAGTTGTGTTACGCCTCAGATTCTTGTTGGGAGATCTAATTTGACGACTCTAGAAGAGACTCATTGAACTTGAATGATAACGAATAAATCATATGAACTGGCCAATTGGTAATTCTAAAAAGCTCTCGCTACTGACTTAGAGTATGACGATTTGTATAATAGTTGAGAGTCGTTCCGACGTTATCTTCTACCTATGTATATTGAAAAAATTTACGCATCGTTTCAGAAAAGAAAATTGTAAACAACTTTGCATCTTATCTGAGCTTGAAGAAGAGGTTGTCTCACAATCTCTTTAAATATTACTCATCAAATTAACAAGCATTCGATAGATCATGGTTCAGCGAAATAAGCTTCTAGTGAAGGATGTATACGATCCAAAGAAAATGAGTTCTCTCATAGTTAATGAGAATGATTCGCTTAATACGATCGTCAGAGCCTTTTCAGAACAGTCGAGTTGCAGCGGTGTATTCGTCGTAGACAAGAAAGGCAGATACAGAGGTGTGATTACTAGGGCTGATCTTCTGAATTGGGCGAGATTCAAATTAGGAGTAGGGATAAGAAGCGAGAGATTCATCTCTTTAAGAGATGTCAGAAGGTACGTCTTTTCAACTACTGCCCGAGAGATTATCCACAGACATAGCTACGATGCCTACGTCAAACCAGACGATGATCTCATCAAGGCGTTGGATCTAATGGTGTCTATGGACGTAATCGATATACCAGTAGTTGACGAGCAGGGGAGAATACTAGGAGATCTAAAGTTGAGCGATGTCTTGAATAAGATCTCCCGAACACGTGATTAGAGTCACAAGATAATGAATATTCATGGAGGTCGGTTTGTTGAATCTAAGAAGAACCGTCCTGTACTTTGAAAGGGCAGGGTCCTCAAATACTGTCTCAGTAATTGAGGCAGTTGAGGAACGACTAAGTCTCGGAGATACACGATTAGTTATTGTACCAATGACGACGGGAAGAACAGCACAGCTATTCTCTGAGAGATTGAAAGAAAAAGCTGAGGTGATTCCTATCTCTGAGGATGACGCGATATCTGCATG comes from the Candidatus Bathyarchaeota archaeon genome and includes:
- a CDS encoding CBS domain-containing protein; its protein translation is MSSLIVNENDSLNTIVRAFSEQSSCSGVFVVDKKGRYRGVITRADLLNWARFKLGVGIRSERFISLRDVRRYVFSTTAREIIHRHSYDAYVKPDDDLIKALDLMVSMDVIDIPVVDEQGRILGDLKLSDVLNKISRTRD